The DNA segment CCTTCTGAAAAAACAACTTTTAAATTAAAAGTCGAGAGGTCAGAAGCGGCTGAAACAACGGCAGAAACTGACTACTTACAACAGTTGCAGCAAAAGGGAAAAAGTTTCAGGAATCGATCCAATGATGGGGAAGCAGAAGCTACCACTGAGTCAACCGTTGAAATCCCAGAAACCTCTGAAACAACGACAGAAATCGACTATTTACAGCAGTTGCAGCAAAAGGGGCAAGAGTTAAGAAATCGCTCCAATGATGGGGAAGCAGAAGCTACCACTGAGCCAACTGTTGAAATACCAGAAGCTACGCAGGCAAGCCAAGCCACTGAAACAACAGCAGAAATCGACTACTTACAGCAGTTACAGAAAAAGGGTAAAAAGTTAAGAAATCGGCATCATGATGGGCAAGCAGAAGCTGTTGCGGAATCAAACGTTGAAATACCAGAAGTTGCATTGGCAAGCCAAATTACTTCTCCTGTCGAAGAATTAAGCAATCAGCAGGACGGACAGGGAGAAGCCGCAATTGAGCCAAATACTTCAACCCCAAAAGTCATCCAACCAAACCAAGAAGCTGAAGAAACCGAAGAACTCGACTACTTCCAGCAGTTGCAGCAACGAGCAACCTTGAGAAATTGGGAGGAAGATAGGCGACCACAAGCTGCCACTGAGTTAAATACCTCAATACCAGAAGTCACACCAGCAAGCCAAGAAACTGAAAGCGAAGAACTCGATTACTTTCAGCAGTTGCAGCAACGAGCAAACTTAAGAAATTCGAGCAGCGACGGGCACGCAGAAACCACTACCGAGTCAAATTCTTCAACAATAGAAGTTCTAGAGGCTAGCCAGGAAGCTGAACTCAGTGAAGAACTCGACTACTTCCAGCAGTTGCAGCAACGGGCAAAAACCGTGAGAAGTGCAGAGACTGAATCTACCTGATGGCGGTATGGCAGTGAGATAAACCGCTATTAGAGGACATCTATCGATAGATCGAACTGAGGATGCTACGCGGAATCCGTAAGTTCGCGATTCACATCATTCGCTAAAGGGAAAGGAAGGAAAAGATGAATCAGGATCGAATCAATCAATCACCCGCAGATTCCAGCGGACACCAGACTGATATTGGTCTGAATATGCTTGATGTAATGAATTTGCCCGATGACCTGCGAAAACTCGTCAACTGGATAATGCGTCAGAAAACCGTAACCTTGCCGGAAGCCGCAGCTCACACCGGCGAGGATGAGGAAGTTGTCCACACCCAGTTAGAAGCTCTGGTAGCTCAAGGCTTCGTGCAAGAACTAAAAGAGGGAGAAACGCTCTGCTACAGAACTCGCCTTGCCCCCAAACAGCGAAGCAAGCTATCTACAAATATCTGGGAGAACCTGGAGTGAGTAAACGTAATAAGCCTCTATCAGGTTGCGGGAATCACGCCAAAAATGCAAGTTTCTACTACCTTGATAAGGTGTAATCTCATTTGGATTGTGAGGTGCTACATTAACACTTCTCTCAGCCCCTCGCTAACGCTTGAAAAAAGGGTAGCTGAGAATCGATATGTTGCAACCAAACCACAAATGGTATAGAAATTAAGCCCCACGGTTCATTCGTCGCGCCCTGGAATGGGCTTTTTCGATTGTTTTCTGTTAAGGATGAAGAATCCTCTCACACATTGAGGTAAAGTATGTCAAAAATTGTGTCCATCCACTCATTTCGGGGTGGCACTGGCAAATCGAATTCGACGGCTAATCTGGCAGCTTTAGTCGCTCGCTTTGGGTATCGCGTTGGTATCGTTGACACCGATATTCAATCGCCAGGAATCCATGTGCTTTTCGGTTTCGATGAGCAGAAGATGGAACACTCTCTCAATGACTACCTATGGGGTCGTTGTTTAATTGAAGAAGCTGCCTACGATGTCACCTCAATTTTAAGAAAGACCGGCGTTAAAGGCGGCAGCATTCATCTGATTCCTTCTAGTATCAAAGCGGGGGATATTACTAGAGTGCTGCGTGAGGGATTTGATTTTGGTCTCCTCAATGATGGTTTTCAAGATATCATTGAAACCCTGAATCTGGATTACTTATTTATTGATACCCATCCAGGCCTTAACGAAGAAACGCTGCTTTCTATTACTATCTCTGATATCTTGGTGCTAATTTTGCGCCCAGACCGCCAAGACTTTCAGGGGACTGCCGTGACGGTGGAGGTGGCTCGGAAACTACAGGTGCCGAAGATGTTGCTGCTAGTAAATAAGGCGCTACCCGTTTTGGATTTTGATGCCTTGAAGCTACAGGTAGAAAAAACCTACAATGCTCCGGTGGCTGGAATTTTGCCGCTTTCAGAAGAGATGATTCAAATGGCAAGTAGCGATCTCTTTTGCCTGCGGTTTCCAGAGCATCCCTTGAGTAAGGTGATGGAAAAGGTTGCCAAGATGATTACGGCTTAATATGATTTGTAGGGACGGGTTTAACAAAATATTGGCGATCAGCCAAGCATATTGATATACCCCCCTGCACTATGGACTGTTGCCAATATAATTAATTGCCCGTAACCATTCGCAAAATAGTTTGGGGAAGTTGGGTTATCTGCTGCCAAAGGTCTTGAGGACCAATGCCAAAGAAAAGTTGTAAAACAAGAACAACTGCCGCAATTAAAATGGCTGTGCCAATGCTGGCTTTCACTACCTTAATGAGTAATGTAAAGACTAACCAGGATACGATAAGTGCGGCAATTAGAATGATTAAATCTACTGGCATAGACGTTGCTCTCAAAGGTATTAATCGGGCTGGGAGATTGTAGCAAGTTAACAGAATTTTTGCTGGTCGAAGATACAGATATCCTTTTCGTGAAGTCACCTTTGCGAACTTCATTGACCTCGCTTCAAGCTTTAGTCTGCGGGAAACTTGCTTTTAATTCCCAGTCGTCTGTCTAATTTTCCTCGAAATAGCGATACTTTTACCTTAATTTACTCTCCACCAGATATATAAAGCAGACGCCATTGCCCTTTCGCTTTGCCAAAGGCGGCTCGATATTCTAGGGGAGAATAAGCAAAACGATTGGAAATGTAGCCCGGTTTTCCATTTGGCAAAATCACCGCAGTCCACCCGTTGATGGAACTGTAATCTTCGCCTCGTTGCGCCCGTTCTCTGGCGCGTTGTTCTTCGATTTGACGATTGACTTTGACGACTTCGTTTGAGAGTAAGCCGACTACTGGACTCTCTAGGCTAGGTTGCGATCGCACGTTCACATTTTCACCTACAACGATGACGCGGCTTAATTCGTAGGAAACGCCATCGGCAGAATTTGGTGCGGGATACTGTCGAGCAAAATCGCGCGGTACGGTGTTACAAATCCAACCTGGAGATTGGAGGTCAACGTCCGGTTGCCTCTGGTTAGTGGTTTGAAAACAACCGGCAGCTAGGGCTTTTTCTAGCCATCCCCAGATTGGGGCATTGTGATTTTCTAGCTTCAAATCGGGGAGGGTGCTGATGCCGTGACCAATGCCAATTTGGTTGAGGGGCAAAATGGATTGCACAAACTCAGCATCGCGCAATCGCACTGCTTCCCGCAACTGTTGCCGAAATTGAGCGAAGTCACTTCCTGGGTTTACTTCATCTACCAGAACGATGCGTTGATGGGGAAACTCATCTAGCTTTGGCTGTATTGCCACATCCGTTTGAGTCGTTGTCTGTGGGGTTGTGGCTTCAACTGCATCGTTGTTGGTTTTAACGGTGGAAGCGATCGCAGTTGCTTCTGGGATCGAAGTTGATTCCGGTATATTTGTTTCTATGCTTTGTTGGTTCTGTGCCCCAGTTTGGCGACCGGCTGT comes from the Coleofasciculus sp. FACHB-1120 genome and includes:
- a CDS encoding ArsR family transcriptional regulator → MNQDRINQSPADSSGHQTDIGLNMLDVMNLPDDLRKLVNWIMRQKTVTLPEAAAHTGEDEEVVHTQLEALVAQGFVQELKEGETLCYRTRLAPKQRSKLSTNIWENLE
- a CDS encoding MinD/ParA family protein, which produces MSKIVSIHSFRGGTGKSNSTANLAALVARFGYRVGIVDTDIQSPGIHVLFGFDEQKMEHSLNDYLWGRCLIEEAAYDVTSILRKTGVKGGSIHLIPSSIKAGDITRVLREGFDFGLLNDGFQDIIETLNLDYLFIDTHPGLNEETLLSITISDILVLILRPDRQDFQGTAVTVEVARKLQVPKMLLLVNKALPVLDFDALKLQVEKTYNAPVAGILPLSEEMIQMASSDLFCLRFPEHPLSKVMEKVAKMITA
- a CDS encoding SH3 domain-containing protein, which produces MKKIYFLIMGAVAISAITGATLATAGRQTGAQNQQSIETNIPESTSIPEATAIASTVKTNNDAVEATTPQTTTQTDVAIQPKLDEFPHQRIVLVDEVNPGSDFAQFRQQLREAVRLRDAEFVQSILPLNQIGIGHGISTLPDLKLENHNAPIWGWLEKALAAGCFQTTNQRQPDVDLQSPGWICNTVPRDFARQYPAPNSADGVSYELSRVIVVGENVNVRSQPSLESPVVGLLSNEVVKVNRQIEEQRARERAQRGEDYSSINGWTAVILPNGKPGYISNRFAYSPLEYRAAFGKAKGQWRLLYISGGE